The genomic interval GCTATTTGCTTTGTTGCGATTCAGCTTGTGCAAATTGTGCTTTCGCTATTTGGCTTCCATGCCATTAAATGGGTGGAAATTCTTGCTTCTATTGTTATTATGCTAGCGCTTGTCTATGTATTTGGTGTTCTATTAACATCCCATAGCGATGTGATAGTAGAAAAATGGGTACATACAAAAGGCTCATGGGGCCTGCCGTTCTTTGCATTTATCATGATGTTTTTGGGGAATTATGCAGCGATCTTTTTAAGTGCAGGGGATTATTCAAGAGAGCTCAAATCTGGTATTAGTGACGCAAAACGCGGGTTTCTGTATTTTTCGCCAATTTTCATCGCGTACGGCTTCGTTCTTACAATCGGGGTCATGCTTGCTACTGCAACCGGCATCTCTAATCCGGTTAAGGCGTTTGCGATCGTGGTAGATAATCCTTATATAACTGTAGGTGTCTCCGCATTTATTGTGATTGGTGCAGTTGCGGTAAACATGGTTGCGAATATTATTCCACCGACATATGTTATTACATTGCTGACAAAAATGAAATATAAAGCTGCTGTTACCATAACGGGACTGCTAGCGCTTTGCTCATTCCCGTGGGTGCTAGTACAGGATTCTTCGGCAAATGGGCTTGGGATGTTCATTCTTATCTATTCCGCATTTTTAGGCCCGATTGTTTCTATTTTATTAGTCGAATATTATATCCTAAGAAAGCAAAAAGTAAATGTTGCAGATTTGTACAAGGAAGATGGACCATTTGCCGGATATAATCCATGCGCACTTCTTGCCATGATTATTGGTGCGGGCGCTGCCTTTATAATAGTAGAGTTAGCATGGATCGTCGGTGTTGTTGTGGCAGGGATTGCATATCTTCTATTGACGAAGTATGCATTTAAAAATTCAAAATTCAAAAATGGTACGATATTTGAGAATCGTAGTAAATCAGATAAAAAAATCAAATCAATAAGTTAGAGATTTAAGGATGCAGAAGTAGAAGTCCAAAGTTATCATGACTTCAAAAAACTCGTCATTCATTATGACGAGTTTTTTGTATTTTTACCCTAATTAGTAGAGTTAGTTAAAACATATGAAGAAAGAATTGCAGAAACAGGAGAAGATATTCGCTTTGCAAATCCTACTCCAGGAAATATTGTAGGAGGGTTAACTACATTAGAAGAAAAATCATTAGGGTGTATAAAAAAAGCTGGAAATTCACCGTTAATGGAGGTCATCGACTACGCAAAATCACCAACAAAAAAGGGATTTATCTTTATGGATACACCTGGATATGACTTAGAATCCGTATCAGGTCTTGCTGCCGGCGGAGCAACGATTATTCTATTTTCGACAGGCAAAGGCTCTCCTACAGGTTCACCCATTGTTCCCGTCATAAAAATTGGGACGAATTCAAACGTTTACGAACGGATGGCAGAGCCATATTGATGTAAATGCTGGAAAAATAATTGAAGGTGTAAACACGGTAGAAGAAGTAGGGAAAGAAATCTACAAGAAAATAGTCAAAACGGCCAATGGATGGAAAACGGCATCAGAAAGAAATAACCATCAAGAGTTTGCTATTTGGAGATTGGCCGAAACAATGTAAGTTTATAGGCAGTGATGAAGGTGGATGAACAGTATGATCGAATCGGTCATCCTGTTTTTTTTATTTTATTAACGATTTACCTATTTACGGAATAGAGGATGAAGGCTGCAATATGATAAGTAGACAAATTTAAATCAGAATTAGGACTAAGTATCATACGTATATATAGAAAGATAAGGAGGGATATAATGGCAAATCCAATTGTTTCAAGGTCATTAGATGAAATAAGATTTTGGTCTAGGATTATGAAAGAGCATGCCTTATTTTTAAGCCTGGGTTTTACTTATGAACAAACACAATTGATCGCTGAAGCACGTCAGTTTATTACGTTGTTCGAAAGGATAGAGGAAAAGTTAACGAGATTTACGGTAAATTCAGATTTGCGTGAAGTTCAAGCGTTTAATAGCGAGGTTTACCAAGCTGCGGCTGCCATATGGAGCTACAAACGAAAGGTATTAGGTCTCACTTTACGTTGTGAAATTCGTACGAACAATTTTCCGTTATTAGTTGATCATATAAGCAGAGAAGCTGCATACTTTGCAAATAGGCTAAAAGAATTAAATGAAGGAAAACTAGCCCCCACTCCGGATAAAGTTATTGACGAAAATGTATTCTTCTTAAGAATAATGGCTGATCATGCTAAGTTTATAGGACATTTATTAGATCCTTCTGAAAGGAAATTAGTCGAACAGGCAGGAGAGTTTAGCCATGATTTTGACCAGCTTCTTTTTCAAGCCGTTGATTTAGAATCAATGCGGCCTCAATCTGAAACGAAACCAATACTTAGTCAATTCCTAGACCAAAATAGAGTTTCTGTTGTCTCGTTAAGAGATTTTAAGAAAACGGCCAGAGAACTCATTGAAGCGTGTCGGATAAAAAGCAATATACATCCACTTCTAGCAGACCATACCTTTAGGGAAGCTGAAAGGTTCTTGGAAATCATTGATTTATTTGAAGCGAATCTGAAAAGGAATAACAAGTAAAATTTTGATTTTTATTATGATAGATTCCTATAAAATCTCTTTAGAATTGAACGTTCCCTTGGAGAGGATTTAAAAGGAGTTGAGGATATGCCTGAGGTGGGAAAAAATGATTTTGTAAATGGATTTGTACCACGCCGTAATCATGGTTCGGTTGATTATACTTCAGTTGATGCGGGTCATGTTCACCAGTGCTTGGATGTCACTTCCCCTCCTATACTTACTCAGGATAACAACCATATTCATTATACTGAGGGATATGTTGTATTTGAAAATGGGCATACCCACTATTATAAAGCATATTTTAAGACCAGCGATTCCAGTTGGAAATGGCATGCATGTCCATTATTATGATTTTTATACGACTGAAGATGATGGACATCAACACCGAATAAGAGGTGTGGACCAGCCAGCACCAGGTAACAAATAAAAACAAAGGATTATTCTAATACGACTATGCAAAAACCTATTCTGGAAACAAACACAAAAGCAGGGAAAGAAGAAAGGACATTACATAATAGATCTGACTAATAGGTAATGTCCTTTTTAATCGATCTTTTTTCATTTAGGTATTGATAAAAAGATCGATTAAGTGAAGTTTTATTTTATCTTTTTCATTGAAAACCATGTTTTCTACAGCTGAAGAATTAACTTAAGACCAGCTCTTTTTCGATAAGACCAAGCGTCTCTGCTGTTGAATCATGAATCTTATGAAGAAGCTCTGGATTTTCCATTAATGACATGCCATAAGAAGGAATCATTTCTCTGATTTTCGGTTCCCACTCTAACATATGTTCCGGGAAGCATTTATTGATGACCTCAAGCATAACGTGAACAGCAGTAGAAGCTCCAGGAGAAGCACCTAGTAATGCTGCGATCGAGCCATCAGCGGCAGTAATCACTTCTGTACCAAATTGAAGCGTTCCTTTGCCAGCTTCCGTATCTTTGATAACTTGTACACGTTGACCCGCTACCACTAAATCCCAATCCTCAGCTTTAGCGTTCGGGATAAACTCACGTAACTCTTCCATGCGCTGTTCTTTCGATAACATCACTTGCTGAATCAGGTATTTTGTCAATGGCATCTCTTTTGCGCCTGCCGCCAACATCGTTAAGACATTATCCGGTTTGACGGAAGTGATTAAATCCAACATTGAACCATTTTTTAAGAACTTAGGTGAGAAGCCGGCAAATGGTCCGAATAGCAACGATTTTTCATTGTCGATAAATCGTGTATCAAGATGTGGAACAGACATTGGCGGAGCACCGACCTTCGCTTTACCGTATACCTTTGCATGATGCTGCTCGACAACCTCCGGATTCTTACACACCATAAAGATTCCGCTTACAGGGAATCCTCCAATATGTTTTCCTTCAGGAATACCTGATTTTTGCAGTAAATGCAGGCTTCCACCACCGCCTCCGATAAAGACGAATTTTGCCGTATGGCGTTCGACAGTATCGCTATCAAGATTTTTCACTTTCAATTCCCACAAGCCTTCGCTAGTATGTTTGATATCATTCACACTATGCTTGTAGTTGATATCGACATTTTTACTTTTTAAGTGGTCAAACAACATGCTCGTTAAAGAGCCAAAGTTGACATCCGTTCCAGTGTCTATTTTTGTTGCTGCGATCGCTTCATTCAAGTTGCGGTCTTGCATAATAAGCGGAATCCATTCTTTTAGTTTTTCCGGATCATCGGAAAATTCCATCCCTTGGAAGAGTGGATTGTTTGACAGCGCTTCAAAACGTTTCTTTAAGAACGATACATTTTCTTCCCCTTGTACCATACTCATATGAGGCAATGGCATGATAAAGTCCTGTGGATTTTGTATCAGCCCGCTGTTTACAAGATAAGACCAAAACTGCATAGAAACCTGAAACTGTTCATTAATGTTGATCGCTTTACTAATATCGACAGATCCATCAGGTTTTTCGACCGTATAGTTAAGCTCGCACAGTGCGGCATGCCCAGTTCCCGCATTATTCCATGCGTTAGAGCTTTCCTCGCCTGCGTTTGCGAGCTTCTCAAAAACTGTAATTTCCCATTCCGGAACTAATTCCTTCAAAAGTGTCCCTAATGTCGCACTCATGATTCCGGCCCCAATTAAAATGACATCTGATTTCGTTTCTCTGTTGCCCATTTTTACCAACCTTTTCCCCTTAAATTTGCAGAAAAGATGCAGGCGTCACACCAAGCTTATGTGCGAACTAGCCACACACTTCTTTTCTGACTCAGTTAAAACCGTATCATCAAGTATTACAAAAATTTATAGATTAATATTTACTATTATATGATAATTATAAATTATTTGAAAGCTAGTAAAAGTGAAAAGTCCGTTAATAAGGTCGAAGAATACACAAAAATGAGTCTTAACTCAGCTTCCTACAAGGGTTAAAGCTTTGGTTTGACTTACTAGCAGACATCAAAAAATGGTTGAGGAAATTAAATATAATTCTAAATAATCTACTTTTGATCGTTAATGAGAGTAGAATACTTACTTTGGATTCTGATGATTATAGGTTCCAAAAAGTATCTATTACTATTATGGTTAAAAAATAGTTTGTATGAAAAAATGAAAAGGAACATGAATATTAGAAGATTATGGTAACCTTAAGCAATCAATGAAGTAAACGATCTTTATTTAGACTGCTATTTCATTTTCTCTTACAGCTGTATTGAATGTGCAAAATTGTACTTAAATTATCGTGAGGTTTTCTCGAAAAACTTTTCCTAAGTCAACTAAAATGCTTAAAATCACTCTTTTTGATTGAAAGAAGGGATTTTTTCATGCTTAGTTTTTAAGTATTTATACATTACACTACATTGAAAAGGGGTTTCCATGGTGTGGTTTTGTTGATGAAGAAAGGAGAAGAGGGATTTCTGCTTTTTTTTATTTCGTATGAGAAGGAATGGTAGATTCATTTAAGCTGGTCTAAAGATATTTTATGTTGAACTTATAGTTATAACTTATGTTCACATAAGGTTTAAAATGAAATGATTTTTTGTAAATACAAGGTTTTTTAGGAGGAAATGTGCTTGAGTATTCGTTTTGAAGTGAATAAAACCATCCAAGTATCTAAACAAACAGCGTACACAGGTTTGCTGGATCTAGAATCTGCCAAGAGCTGGATGCAGGGCTTAGTGCGAATAGAGCGATTGGATGATGGTCCATTGCAAGTGGGAAGTCAGTGGAAGGAAACAAGGAAGATGTTTGGAAAAGAGGCCTCTGAACATTTTGAAGTTGTCGAGCTCAATGAACCAGATAAAATTGTACTTCGCTGTGATGGAACGAAAGGAACAACGGGCAAAGGAGAATATGTGTTTACATACATCCTTGCTTCAACAAATGATATGACAGAGATTCATTTAATCGGGGAGATAAATGGTCTTACTGGCCTATCAAAATTTTTCGGTAAAATGATGGCAGGAGCCTTTAAAAAAGCCTGTGCGAAAGATTTGGATTCATTAAAAAGCTATTTGGAGAAATGAGATTGTTCCCGGTTCATTGTTTATGAAATCTTGGTATGAGGCAATGATCGTGAAATTGAATAAATTTCCATGTCTATTACAATAATGAAGAAGGAGAACGAGTACATAGGTAGAAAATACATACGGAAGATGCAAGGGAATGAAAAAGGTATGAAAAAGTAGGAGGCAATTTTATGGGAAGATTAGTTCATTTCGAAATACATGTTGATGACATAGAACGCGCTAAAAA from Metabacillus sediminilitoris carries:
- a CDS encoding NCS1 family transporter; this translates as MSTILENHVFEESQQYHAAGVDESLKPKTEEGRTVSPISYMFMWIGDGVNLGNMTLGASLVVAGAATLNIFQTFAAAVIAIGIISIFFALNDRLGYRTGIPYVVQLRMSFGMKGAIISSLLRGIPAIIWYGFQSWIGATALNEIVKIISGGAFDHIAICFVAIQLVQIVLSLFGFHAIKWVEILASIVIMLALVYVFGVLLTSHSDVIVEKWVHTKGSWGLPFFAFIMMFLGNYAAIFLSAGDYSRELKSGISDAKRGFLYFSPIFIAYGFVLTIGVMLATATGISNPVKAFAIVVDNPYITVGVSAFIVIGAVAVNMVANIIPPTYVITLLTKMKYKAAVTITGLLALCSFPWVLVQDSSANGLGMFILIYSAFLGPIVSILLVEYYILRKQKVNVADLYKEDGPFAGYNPCALLAMIIGAGAAFIIVELAWIVGVVVAGIAYLLLTKYAFKNSKFKNGTIFENRSKSDKKIKSIS
- a CDS encoding UxaA family hydrolase → MRFANPTPGNIVGGLTTLEEKSLGCIKKAGNSPLMEVIDYAKSPTKKGFIFMDTPGYDLESVSGLAAGGATIILFSTGKGSPTGSPIVPVIKIGTNSNVYERMAEPY
- a CDS encoding UxaA family hydrolase, with the protein product MGRIQTFTNGWQSHIDVNAGKIIEGVNTVEEVGKEIYKKIVKTANGWKTASERNNHQEFAIWRLAETM
- a CDS encoding DUF2935 domain-containing protein gives rise to the protein MANPIVSRSLDEIRFWSRIMKEHALFLSLGFTYEQTQLIAEARQFITLFERIEEKLTRFTVNSDLREVQAFNSEVYQAAAAIWSYKRKVLGLTLRCEIRTNNFPLLVDHISREAAYFANRLKELNEGKLAPTPDKVIDENVFFLRIMADHAKFIGHLLDPSERKLVEQAGEFSHDFDQLLFQAVDLESMRPQSETKPILSQFLDQNRVSVVSLRDFKKTARELIEACRIKSNIHPLLADHTFREAERFLEIIDLFEANLKRNNK
- a CDS encoding malate:quinone oxidoreductase is translated as MGNRETKSDVILIGAGIMSATLGTLLKELVPEWEITVFEKLANAGEESSNAWNNAGTGHAALCELNYTVEKPDGSVDISKAININEQFQVSMQFWSYLVNSGLIQNPQDFIMPLPHMSMVQGEENVSFLKKRFEALSNNPLFQGMEFSDDPEKLKEWIPLIMQDRNLNEAIAATKIDTGTDVNFGSLTSMLFDHLKSKNVDINYKHSVNDIKHTSEGLWELKVKNLDSDTVERHTAKFVFIGGGGGSLHLLQKSGIPEGKHIGGFPVSGIFMVCKNPEVVEQHHAKVYGKAKVGAPPMSVPHLDTRFIDNEKSLLFGPFAGFSPKFLKNGSMLDLITSVKPDNVLTMLAAGAKEMPLTKYLIQQVMLSKEQRMEELREFIPNAKAEDWDLVVAGQRVQVIKDTEAGKGTLQFGTEVITAADGSIAALLGASPGASTAVHVMLEVINKCFPEHMLEWEPKIREMIPSYGMSLMENPELLHKIHDSTAETLGLIEKELVLS
- a CDS encoding SRPBCC family protein translates to MCLSIRFEVNKTIQVSKQTAYTGLLDLESAKSWMQGLVRIERLDDGPLQVGSQWKETRKMFGKEASEHFEVVELNEPDKIVLRCDGTKGTTGKGEYVFTYILASTNDMTEIHLIGEINGLTGLSKFFGKMMAGAFKKACAKDLDSLKSYLEK